The Alosa sapidissima isolate fAloSap1 chromosome 8, fAloSap1.pri, whole genome shotgun sequence genome segment CAGTCGGCCTTGAATTCCCTTCACACTTCCACAGTGGTATCCCATTTGACAGCATCGATATACCCGTCTAATGAAGCGGAAAAGCGGTTGCTCAGGAAAAACAGTCCGCAGCGCACTTCCCTCTAACATGGAATGTACCCTGATGCGATACAACTTTTCTTGGCTGTCCACTGGTCCGGTGGCCTCATTCCACGGTGCAGTCAAAACGGCGCATTGCTCCATGTCAGAGTCCACACTTCCACGACGAACTCGCCGATGCGAATTGATCCGCAAATCCGTATTTTCTCTGACAGATTTAAATCGCTGTACCAGAAGCACGCGGCTTTGCGCAGTTATTATTAAAACCATGACACACAGAAAGATTAAAACAATCCGTGCAAGATGTCCTGCGGCCATTGTTGTGGTAGTTCTTGTCGTTTAATTGTACAGTTGATGACCTATGGTTTAACTGTAATTTAATATTCCCCAGAACGTTTTATCCAACCGTCCAGCATGAATCCCTCCACGGCGCCAAGTGAAGTGTGTAAATGACTGGGGTTATACATTCATTCCCGTATCTCCGACAAAGGTTTTTACGTTTTGCGTCGACCGAAATTTGAGACCGGACTCCCAATTTCTCCTCCCCCTGTTTTGTTCGAActtttaagtagcctacccaTTCACACTCCCCGTCGGTCCTTACGGTGCGTTCGCATAATGAGGCAACTAAAGCACGTAGGTTCCAAGCCTATTCTCATTCAGCAGTAAGTGTAATGACCCCCTAATTACGCTGGATCAGGACCATTACCAAGCGACTCATTAGCAAGAGAAATGACACCCATCGCGCGAGATAGTAAAACTTTCTTCAAGGCTCGTATTCAGTGGGTGACCTCTACCATCAGATGAGCAGGCAACCCGCCGAGAAATTTCAAATGAGCTCACCTCAACTGCAAAAGAAGATgagtagtaggcctaagtacaAAAGAAGATACCCTTCTACATGTTTATGTAGAAAAGTGGTATTCAGACATAGAGGAGAAATCTCACTTTATCGGATTTAAATATAATCGAGAATGTGGTAGCCTACCTGAGATGAGGGACCGCGCAGACTGTCAGAATACAGGTGCGTAATTTGCACCCTCAACAGACTAGTACTAATTGCCACATGATCAGGAGGGACACAAATAATGATAATTAAATGTTACTGGTCAATTAGCATATATGTgtgatgtgttaaaaaataatttgttgaATCGGTTAACACTAAAATACATCCGTGTTTGGGTTTCTCAGTGGCCAGTGTTTTGGTCGTAAGCATGTTCCATTGAAGTTTCTCAAACCACACCTTTAATAACAAGAATCTTTATTTTCCAGAAGGCACATTGTACAACATTTCAAAAGTCTTCTTAATATattaaaatcaatgtataaagaCAAAAACTGCCTTTCTATAATTCCACTGTACATTTTGTTCAAGCTTGGTGCTGGCCTACTTCCCACCCCTTGTCAAGACCATTATGAATGAAAGCTTGTGTAATAGTGGGGGTTTGCCCATTTCAGACTGCAAAGAGAGGGGAGACAACAAATAGGGTGGAAATGCTCTGCCCACTTTGAAACATGTGGATCAGGATCAGTGTGTGAAAATAAAGCACCAGCAACATTTGCATATACAAATAACATAGCTTACAACATGTACCTACTTATAATTTAAGAAAATTAGAAAATGTTTTAtggagtgtgcatatgtgtcatGTTAAATCTCTGTTTACATTGAGAAAAGTGCAGCATGAGTTTCAAGAGTACTCCTATGATAACAAAAAATATCTTTAATAGTCTTTTctagaaaataaaaataaaacagtttACTTGTGCAGCACAGGGTTCTTACAGCTTGTATACTACTTTGTGCCAGAGATTAACCCTTAAAAAGACATGCCACCCACATCAGTACAAGAAAGGCAGAGAGGCAGGAATGCGTGCTTTGTAAAGAAACTTTCATGTGTTGATGCACATAGGTGGTAAGATCAGCTCAAAAGCTCCTCTAATTATCCGCGACTTGCTTTTTAAGCCCCCACGGCGCTCAAAGCAGGTTGACCCCATGCTTGAGCAGCCGATGGCGGGCTTTGCTGGGCAGAGAGAAAGCGCTGTCCTGGTGGTTGGGGATGCCAGAGTTCCTGACTGAGGTGGCGTGCTGCAGGAAGTAGGTCTCTTGAGCTGTGCTGCGCGTGCCATATACAGCTGCCCCCgcactcctgacacacacacacacacacacacttatacatttcaTCAATAGGAGTAAATAAGAGCAGTAAGAGACATTAAACCTCTGTGCTCTGATCATTTAAATAAAACAGCGGCACCGAACctccccccagacacacacacacacacacacacacacactcacctgacaATAGCTTCCTGCAGAGTCTGTGTTTGAGAGAAATGGGAGTGGAGAAGGGCTGTGGCCCTCACAAAGGAGCGATCGTGAGGTGCAACTGACCGTCCAGACAGGTTGGCTGCAGACACATAGACAACACGTAGCGGGTGAATAGTGGTGCGATtgcaatgtaaaaaaaacaagcaactaCACACgtcacgtgtgcacacacacacacattctcatctgTTACTCATTCTCATCtgggacatgtgtgtgtgatagtcgATGTGTTCTAGTTGCAGTTGTGCCTGTTTgtttatatagtgtgtgtgtgtgtgtgtgtgtgtgtgtgagaaagagagagcgagaagagTCTGgtagaaggaaataactgaatATTGTATTGAGTGTTCATGTTTGTATAGTAACAGCTTCATAACAACAATTCCTGCAGGTTTGCTTGTGTGTTCGTGCCCGAGTTCATTAATGTTCTGTTTGCATGAGCGATTGAGAgattatgtgtttgtctgtgtgaaaAGTCTCTTACTAGTGAGTGTGTTCTGGATGCTGTCGTAATGAGCGAAAGTGTAAGGCCCAAGGGGCCCCAGGCCCCCAGCTGTACTGGTCCCCAGGTGAGCCTCCAGTCCATTCAGAGATGCCAGGCTGCTGTGGTACTGCACAAAGAACACAACCAGACACATCTCATATAAATACagcatcaacatcaacacaaaCTCTTTAGGATGGTCTGTGCTAGTGATGCACCGATATATCGGCAGGCTATCGGTATCAGCAGATATGGGCCGTTTTTGCTGCCATCGGCCACCTGCAAAACGGCCGATATTTTCAAATATGCTGGTCACGACTAAATCGCTGATAAGCGTCGCCAACCTATTCTAAGAGTGCAGATCTGAAAACTTTCCATAGGGAGTAGCAGAGGGATATGCAAGATTAaagttcttttcttttctctccaggGCTTacatttcactgcgggattgagggtattgcgcataatttgttcaagtcccgcaactctagccatcataatgcgagaaatcaCCGCATACACTTTACAGcatgtctgatgacgttaatctaATCATGACGTGGTGTGAATGCGGGGCTACTGACCAGAtggatcaactaccgagttgaattgaacatagcctcacgcagacacgcacacacagagagagagagagagacagagagagtgagagagagcaagaaataCTTTGCGCTTATAGGCTACGCAACCATGACAAACTTTTACATTTGgagagctccttgctaactagctcaggtcacgtctgtCAGTAGCCTAGTGCTCACTGAAATCATtaatgaacattgcaagacacttatctcttctatgatcccagaaagattttcttcgacttgttagttttttgaacatttatttcatCTAATGAtgtagaaaacataatgaattgcatccacatatccttatgcactagtatgcacaacttttattcactagcctaaaaccgtgaaactgaaggctaattactctcacatacttcttaaagtgacatgcactcaattacacctatacacatcaccaatgtgcactcaattagacctacacaccacattaaagatatgcctaagtgttatagtttaaaaataaagtATTCAAATAACTAAatatatgtttagctactagtaattctGAAGATtataaaatactatacattatttacgaaatatgtttagctactagtaattatgcagattataaaagactatacattattaactaaatacactttatatgaatttcaaaatatatgaaatagaaacatgacACAAGCCATCAttttatattcaatattactgatgaccccccccccacccccccgcctaAATTGTGTAAATTCCCCCTACATGAAGAATCTAAGGGGGAAATTCCACCGTCattgaaaaaataattttatgCTCTTTCTTAATGCTCTCTCTTCTAATTTTCTTGTTGAAAAAAATTGAAATGTATTTTGAATACTTTTTTGCCAGCCAAggtgtataaaaaaaaataatattagcAGTATCGTTATCGGCCAAAGTGAAATTTTAAATATCGCTATCGGTATCATTCCAGAATTTCAATGAAATAAACCTGACAGACGGGTCCCAGAGAAGGGGCACAGCCATTTTATAGTTTGATGCAGTTTTAGACTAATAATCAATTATTGAAAGTGCATGACtgagtttaaaaaaatgctGTGCATGTTTCAAATAGTTTCAGATAGAGCATCTGTgtgcacatacgcacgcacgcacacagtcacTTACCACTTCCTCCACAGCTGCCTGGTCACTGTGGAAGTGAGGTTCCACCAGCAGGGCAAGAACCAGCGCTCTCACCCTATGCTGGTACAGGGCCATGGGCAGCAACACCTCCGATTCTGACTCCAACGATGACGAGAGctctcccaccccaccctccactCTGCCCTGCATcccagtctctctcttctctccatccttcaCACCTTCCCCACCGTTCAGCTCAATCTTTCTTCCACCGTTCTTCATGTttgcttttctctcctcctcatcgcTCTCCTGGTTGTCTTTTGTCATGTTCAGcttcttcatcttcttctcTAGTATGGTCTCTGGGGAGTCCAATCGGATTAACGGCTCAGACCAGTTCAACAGCAGCTCGTGATGGCTTGTGTCTGACAGCTCGTCCTCACAGGAGCTCTGGTCAGAGTGGCAGCTGGAGGCTGGTTCCTTGTGATGGCCGTTTGTGTGGCGTCCGTTTCCATTCTGCAGGATCAAGTCGGTGCTTGCCTCCATCTTGCTTCGACCCGTCCCCATCTCCACCTTTCTGACACAGCCATTAGCCATCTTACTTTTTACCCCTTCCTCCTTCAGTTCACAAGACGCGATCCCATTGGACAGACCGTGGTCATGTGACTTGGCGTTGGCAGGGCCGGTGTTCTCCGGCTGGTGAACGGGGCTGAACTGGGGGTCCAGAGTAGCAGCAGCCGGTTCAGCGGGGGGAGTGTCAGAGAGAGTCCGTGACAGAAGGCGAGACTTTCTTGGTCGAGGTGGGGGCTGAGGCGTACAGTGAGACCTGAGAAAGACAGATATACAAACAGACATGATGAAGAGACAGTGTATGAGATTTATTTTTCAACATTAAATATATAACCCTGTGAAGACCCTGTGTGGATGTTTATTTTTCAAGACTCCAGATAAGATAATTGGAGATGATTTAAGGGAGTTAAATTAAAAGCACAAATCCAACAGTCAACTACTGTGGTGACATTGAGAAAAATGTGATTAAAACATACAGACTAAAATAACTACCATTTGAGGCGTGccactagcctggctaacggcaaacctcatctcattgagatggggtctgggaactagacattcattttctcgtatttgaaacgtggtttacgaacgCCCAGAGccatttattgggcgctacgaatgtctatcaaatgcgtctgtacgtagctcataaccgcttcggtgtgtcgtcatcgtcttgctgccctccctccgttctgtgattggttccttcgttgaggtgaaaacgaagtccatggaatacaggctgcctagcagcgtgaataaaattgcgtgtgtaaggcagcatgggaaaacccaggctagcgTGCCACGACGAAATGAGTCCATGTCAAGATATAATGCATTTTCTAATTTCACCACAAACACATTCCTTTACCTCTCATCTATCATTCATAGACGTATCTTACTGTAAAACGACCTAGAAATATGTGTAGGCTGCGCATTAAAGTTTGGACAAAAAAGTTGATGTTTTTCTTCCTCGTTCAGACGCTTGTTGTGTGAGAACAAGAAAGTTTCCGTTTTCTTTGGTCTGATAACTTCGTGTTTTGGCTTTCGGCCTCTTCAAGAAGTCATCATAAATAGGCTATCTACTTGTAATTATTCTGAAGAAAATTTCTATTTGAGCCAAGAGATTTAGGAGGAAAAAAggcaacctaacctacttatgCAACGAAACTAAACATACGGTTGTTGCTGACCAGATTCCTCACAGAGATTGCACCCGATTCAATATGTTTTGGAGTTAGCGGCCTATTTAAAACACAAACATTAGGCTATGCATTaagcattaggctattgatgtcCTTGTCGTCTTCAGAAGTTGATCGAACATTATAGGCTACCTCACAAGTTATAGTTAACTACGAATGCCTCACGAGTTTTACCACCTGCGTGAATGGAGCACATGCTGCGCTGTGTAGTTCGAATCTTTTCAGATTCTGAAGCAATTCAATCTTTGGCTACGGATTTCTTTGGAGAACGTACAACAGAGATTGACAGAGACAGCACTgcggctattttaattccaaaggcaaagggaactttatcaggatgcatcgTCTTGTGGTGATTGGTTGAGAGGAAATATACAGAATATGCTCATTTACACTTCACAAACTTTATAGCTGGTTTTCTtaaaatttgtttttgttttgctgagATGAGGATAGCTtttacattttggcctatatctctgagtTGGCTAAACAGAATTGAACAAATGACCCCTTGTTTTAAACCCTAAGGTCTGTGGATTATAAATATCCAATAAACCAGACTAATTTTGTTGTGGAAATTTTACTATTTTCATACAATTACATTTTATATTCATTTTGTATAAATAGTATAAAATAATTGTATTCTACCACCTCTTATTATTTTCTATtatttggttaaaaaaaaaacaaaaacaaaaaaaaaactcctactTATAGAATGTACGATGGACCTGGCTAAGTCTCGGGTTGTGACATGTTTGAGACCGTACCTGCAAGTCCTGTCCACAGGGGGGCTGCGCAGCGCCTGAAGCTCGGCAGGGGTGAGGAACACTGGCGTGGTTCCTGTGCAGGGAGAGGGCGTACCAGAAGCACTGCTGATCCCATTGGCCGCAGGCCTATGGTCCTACAAGAAAAACAGAGTGTGTTGTCAGTCTCACTGCTGTGTGGTGATTCTGCATGGTTGATGTTATCAGTCATGTTGGGTCATGGACTTAATATTCCCAGAAGCCAAAATTGCTGAGAAAAGAGTGAGTGTGCTGTTCTCTGCACTGATGTTGATTGGACGCTTCTGCTGAATTACTACAAAATGACTACAAGAAGTGAATTGATAGCGGGTAGTTGGTCTCACGCATGTAATACAGTTTTAAATGAATTTAATTAAGAGTTTTAGAGTTTAATCACAGCAATGTAACATGAAACACATGCATACTTGATTGTAGCTCTCTGTTTCATGGACCATCACCTTCACTGTTAAATCAGGAGGCATCTGAGTACTCACAACCCTGTAAAACAAAATCAGTGCAAATTAaatttattgaattaaaatgatATCAAAAACAAGCAAAACAGGATCCTGACAGAAATGTTGGTGAGTCATACAGAACATCagcaatagacctctgaagttcgtctacaaaaaagctaccatctttgcccatataaggagatccagtATCTTGACATTTTTCCTGTAAGAAAATAACATgaggattttgaattatcatacctgttaaactctcgcaggGACGAAGCAATCAGAAATGCAGACATTTTGCtttacacacttttgtcctctacCTTCttgtggatactgtgatcttcgGTACGTTAAGATGGCACACTTTCATTTTTGCTACctcagagctaacttgcaatgcaacttgtcATAGGCAGTTAGGTTCAATTAACAACCAGATCTCCTTatttgggcaaagatggcagctttggttaCTTTTTGTATGTGAACTTCAGCTTCTGAATGCTGATAATTGATTGGCTGAAGTTAGCCTTGGTATAATCTGCATCTGAACTTGTTGAGAAATGTCAAAAAGATAAATTAGATAAGATTTTGAAGATAAAAAACGGATACTTGTTTACCAAACTGTTTTTTGATCAATTAAATGTAAAACTGAAGCCATGATTTACCTGCCTCTGTAGAGTATGCATCCTGCCAACACTAGGGGGCACCGCTGACATGCCTGCAAAATTAGGGCAGCCTTCAAAAGTAAGAGAGGATCAATCTGCaggaaagataaaaaaaaagttacagaGGCAGAACAGCCCTTACTGTGGAGCTTTCTTGAATAtgctgttatatatatatatatatatatatatctatatgtgtGTAAATCTCATGGTAAATTCAGTTAATGCGTTGTGTAAGAGTTTAGTGTGAAATATGTGGTCCATGTGAGGTCCATGTGATCATTTTTATGCAGAGAGAATCAACCAGCTAAATTTGAATGAACCAGATTGGGTAGGATCTTAAACCTTACTGAGGcaggcatttttttttacttttgggGTAGGGGGACTCATACactaaaaacactaaaaagtcttggAAACATTAACTACTGACATGTGGTATGCATGTGgtagcatgtgtgcgtgtgacttATCACAATGTGtaaaacggtgtgtgtgtgtgtgtgtgtgtgtgtatgtgtgtgtgtgtgtgtgtgtgaatccctGAGAGTGAGTTTAGTGTTTAGTGTGAATGCTGGGATGAGTACGTGTGTGGAGTCAATGGTCCTCAGGCAGCTGAAGATGTGATGGAGCTCTGAGGAGCCtccctgcaggtgtgtgagatACCTGGCCCAGCGCACCGCCAAATCAGCCCGACTATGCCTCTGTGATCAGGACGGAGGGCAGGAGGGAAAGACGGAGATGAGGGATGACCAGACACAACACCTTATTGACACTCAAGCAAATTAAacgttatttttaaaaaaaaggttAGCCGTTGTCATTGTCCACTCCTACATCCATAAGCAATTAAAACACCTCATTACTTTTCTACTTTATTTATGTgacagtagcagcaactggaatccatgcatttccactgaattatttttggaatctgatcccttatcatacctgttcattcttactcgttgctcgacttatcgtgactaaattcaagatggctgcaaacgctaaacttcgtgaagatactgtctgtataaatcgtcttgtaagtaaactaccagtgctttttcaaagttctcaatgtctcgttttaaatgtcagggccttcggaagtctaccaatgaagtgtggagatacattgagcctcgtaaatgggtgtaaaacagtgatttatttgcatggctagcccgatgccgaagcacctgAAGGAGAAATTTTGGATTACTAACATTTTTATGTATTAGAAGTGATTATTAATAATTTTACATGTATTAGAAGTGAATACTAATCTACATTTATTACATAGAAGTGATTAACATTTCATTTTCTTATATTTTTTGTATGCTTTCTATACATTCAATACTGTGCATcaactttgctttgtctgtcatttgttctctccatgtcatgattttctaataaaggtcatgcgaccctttttgtcacgagttaagggtattctgccttaggcagtaatattaggaatatcccgacaggaactagactatggcaagagaatgct includes the following:
- the hps4 gene encoding Hermansky-Pudlak syndrome 4 protein isoform X1 — translated: MADSPCPTDSRRCNYFLLYDGSKVQEEGDPTRAGICFFYPEETPLDQQELLCGQLAGVCRCVSELSLSPVRLLRLRRSKFAVRMKEHFLWALSCSVDIPDVSVCELLDQLISLFCFYNGPIRQSYLRHSRADLAVRWARYLTHLQGGSSELHHIFSCLRTIDSTHIDPLLLLKAALILQACQRCPLVLAGCILYRGRVVSTQMPPDLTVKVMVHETESYNQDHRPAANGISSASGTPSPCTGTTPVFLTPAELQALRSPPVDRTCRSHCTPQPPPRPRKSRLLSRTLSDTPPAEPAAATLDPQFSPVHQPENTGPANAKSHDHGLSNGIASCELKEEGVKSKMANGCVRKVEMGTGRSKMEASTDLILQNGNGRHTNGHHKEPASSCHSDQSSCEDELSDTSHHELLLNWSEPLIRLDSPETILEKKMKKLNMTKDNQESDEEERKANMKNGGRKIELNGGEGVKDGEKRETGMQGRVEGGVGELSSSLESESEVLLPMALYQHRVRALVLALLVEPHFHSDQAAVEEVYHSSLASLNGLEAHLGTSTAGGLGPLGPYTFAHYDSIQNTLTTNLSGRSVAPHDRSFVRATALLHSHFSQTQTLQEAIVRSAGAAVYGTRSTAQETYFLQHATSVRNSGIPNHQDSAFSLPSKARHRLLKHGVNLL
- the hps4 gene encoding Hermansky-Pudlak syndrome 4 protein isoform X2, translating into MADSPCPTDSRRCNYFLLYDGSKVQEEGDPTRAGICFFYPEETPLDQQELLCGQLAGVCRCVSELSLSPVRLLRLRRSKFAVRMKEHFLWALSCSVDIPDVSVCELLDQLISLFCFYNGPIRQSYLRHSRADLAVRWARYLTHLQGGSSELHHIFSCLRTIDSTHIDPLLLLKAALILQACQRCPLVLAGCILYRGRVVSTQMPPDLTVKDHRPAANGISSASGTPSPCTGTTPVFLTPAELQALRSPPVDRTCRSHCTPQPPPRPRKSRLLSRTLSDTPPAEPAAATLDPQFSPVHQPENTGPANAKSHDHGLSNGIASCELKEEGVKSKMANGCVRKVEMGTGRSKMEASTDLILQNGNGRHTNGHHKEPASSCHSDQSSCEDELSDTSHHELLLNWSEPLIRLDSPETILEKKMKKLNMTKDNQESDEEERKANMKNGGRKIELNGGEGVKDGEKRETGMQGRVEGGVGELSSSLESESEVLLPMALYQHRVRALVLALLVEPHFHSDQAAVEEVYHSSLASLNGLEAHLGTSTAGGLGPLGPYTFAHYDSIQNTLTTNLSGRSVAPHDRSFVRATALLHSHFSQTQTLQEAIVRSAGAAVYGTRSTAQETYFLQHATSVRNSGIPNHQDSAFSLPSKARHRLLKHGVNLL